The proteins below are encoded in one region of Helianthus annuus cultivar XRQ/B chromosome 2, HanXRQr2.0-SUNRISE, whole genome shotgun sequence:
- the LOC110893395 gene encoding uncharacterized protein LOC110893395, translating to MAYATTWDDFKELMREEYCPRDEIQKLENEYYNLKRMNNNNAGNNNNGNNGGNGARGRVFTIGAGDARNDDNVVTGLAPTPLGAKHVVELADGKTIEASHVLMGCKLDVVGQVFDIDLLPVTLGSFDVVVGMDWLSKHQAEILCKEKVVCIPLPSGEFLSVQGHHNGVMVGIISAMQAQKCLRKGYPAILALVTDTPSKDRKIEDLPVGLEFSDVFPEELPGLPPYRQVDF from the exons ATGGCTTATGCAActacttgggatgactttaaggaGTTAATgcgggaggagtactgtcctcgtgatgagattcagaaactCGAGAACGAGTACTACAACCTGAAGAGGATG aacaacaacaatgctgggaacaacaacaatggcaacaatgGGGGCAATGGTGCTCGTGGAAGAGTGTTTACGATTGGTGCTGGTGATGCTAGGAACGACGACAATgtcgtgactg GGTTAGCTCCAACACCTCTAGGAgctaagcatgtagtagaattagccgATGGTAAAACAATTGAAGCCTCACACGTTCTTATGGGGTGTAAATTAGATGttgtgggtcaagtgtttgatattgacctccttcctgtTACCCTTGGTAGTTTTGATGTAGtggttggtatggattggctgtctaagcaccaagctgaAATTCTCTGTAAAGAGAAGGTCGTATGTATTCCTCTCCCCAGTGGAGAATTTCTATCAGTTCAGGGGCATCACAATGGTGTGATGGTTGGTATCATCTCAGCTATGCAAGCGCAGAAGTGTCTACGAAAGGGGTATCCTGCTattttagcacttgttactgatactCCGTCCAAAGATAGGAAGATCGAAGACCTGCCAGTTGGTCTTGAATTTTCTGACGTATTCCCTGAGGaacttcctggtttacctccttACCGTCAAGTGGATTTTTAG
- the LOC110893401 gene encoding uncharacterized protein LOC110893401 yields MRQRRWVELLNDYDCVIKYHPGKANVVVDALSRKETKPKRVCALQLIIHSKLPDQIRSAQTEVLKEENIEAEYLRGIEKRLVERSDGILYFMERIWIPLFGNLRELVMDEAHKSRYSVHPSSDKMY; encoded by the coding sequence atgcgaCAACGTCGCTGGGTGGAactcttaaacgattatgattgtgtaatcaagtatcatccaggaaaGGCTAACGTTGTAGTTgatgccctgagtcgaaaggaaacAAAACCCAAACGTGTTTGCGCTTTGCAGCTCATCATTCATTCTAAACTACCTGATCAGATCCGTTCTGCACAAACTGAAGTGTTGAAAGAGGAAAATATTGAAGCAGAGTATTTACGGGGCATTGAAAAGCGACTGGTAGAGAGATCTGATGGCATTCTCTACTTCATGGAACGGATATGGATTCCCTTGTTTGGTAACCttagagagcttgtgatggacgaagcacacaagtctcgatactctgttcaCCCGAGCTCGGATAAGATGTATTAG
- the LOC110918650 gene encoding L10-interacting MYB domain-containing protein-like — MDEIGQKVVGCETLSNKNKSRLLWDDFMFKQFVDACLLEYRRGNRPGTSFSKVGWANIINTMYEKTGKTFERKQITNKWDSMKKEWKLYDRLMRLETGIGGTRSFIEASPEWWDEKIKVDPNYAKFRGANLEIFEKDYATLFRDSVAVGDNAMTPIQFQNDVQTENIEGKGDSDEKSLGDDEPLFPPFVESSSNKRKKSKDVAHKRSTKSKTSSFEEKLDVVLDALSTKSTQTFPPNNASPTIAVA; from the exons ATGGATGAAATCGGCCAAAAAGTCGTTGGTTGTGAAACATTATCTAACAAGAATAAATCGAGATTATTGTGGGATGATTTTATGTTCAAGCAGTTTGTCGATGCATGCTTGCTTGAATATAGAAGAGGGAATAGACCTGGTACAAGCTTTAGTAAGGTCGGGTGGGCGAATATAATAAACACTATGTATGAGAAAACAGGCAAAACCTTTGAAAGAAAGCAAATAACAAACAAATGGGACAGCATGAAAAAAGAATGGAAGCTTTATGATCGCTTGATGAGGCTTGAAACTGGGATTGGTGGGACGAGAAGCTTCATCGAAGCATCGCCCGAGTGGTGGGATGAGAAGATAAAG GTTGATCCCAACTATGCCAAATTTAGGGGTGCAAATTTGGAGATCTTTGAGAAAGATTATGCTACTTTGTTTCGGGATTCGGTTGCCGTAGGAGACAATGCTATGACTCCGATACAATTTCAAAATGATGTTCAAACTGAAAATATAGAGGGCAAAGGAGATAGTGATGAAAAAAGTTTAGGTGATGATGAGCCTTTGTTTCCTCCTTTCGTCGAAAGTAGTTCGAATAAAAGGAAGAAATCTAAGGATGTTGCTCACAAACGGTCAACCAAGAGCAAAACTTCATCTTTCGAAGAAAAGCTAGATGTTGTATTAGATGCCTTATCAACAAAAAGCACCCAAACTTTTCCACCAAATAATGCCTCCCCAACAATTGCCGTTGCATGA